Part of the Pseudomonas lijiangensis genome is shown below.
GGCCTGCCAATCACTGTGCTTTCGCTACAGCAGCGGGAGGTGTCCAGATCACGTCGGCAATGCGCAGTGGCTTGGGAATCAGCTTGAGCTGGTAAAAGGTGTCAGCGATTTTCTGCTGGGCATCGACGACCTGAGGCGTGATGAACAGGGCGCCGTAGCCCTGGCGCTTCACCGAGGTCAGGGTGATGTCGGCAGGCAGGCCCAGCAGTGGCGCAACCTGTTTAGTCACTTCTTCAGGGTGAGCCTGGGACCACTCGCCTACTGCACGCACCTCTTCGATAAGGGCCTCGATCACTTTCGGGTTCTTCTGGGCATAAGGCTTGGTGGCCAGATAGAACTGATGGTTATCCGCGATGCCGGTGCCGTCTCTCAGAGTCCGCGCCTGCAATTGCTGTTCGGCCGCAGCCTGGTAAGGGTCCCAGATGACCCAGGCATCGACACTGCCACGCTCGAAAGCGGCACGCGCATCGGCAGGCGGCAGGAACACGGTCTGGATATCGGTGTATTTCAAACCGGCATCTTCCAGTGCGCGCACCAGCAGGTAGTGAACGTTGGAGCCTTTGTTGAGGACGACTTTCTTGCCCTTGAGATCCTTGACCGAAGTGATCGGTGAATCCTTGGGCACCAGAATCGCTTCGCTGGTAGGCGCTGGCGGCTCATAGGCCACGTAGAGCAGGTCTGCGCCGGCAGCCTGAGCGAAGACCGGTGGTGTCTCGCCCGTCACGCCAAAATCGATGGAGCCGACATTCAGCCCTTCCAGCAATTGAGGACCGCCCGGAAATTCGGTCCACTGCACTTTCACGCCCTGCTCGGCCAGACGCTTCTCAAGAGAACCCTTGGCTTTCAGCACCACCAGGGTGCCGTACTTCTGATAACCGATACGAAGGTCTTCAGCCTGAGCCTGGGTGATGGCTCCCAGAGCGACTGCTGCGGTAAACAGAGCGGCCAGGCCTCGACGCAAGATGAGAGTGCGCATGGGGCGCTCCTTTGCTGGATATGAGTAGTCGTGAGGCGAAAACCGCCGCGATGGAGTGACATTAACAGCAGTTTTTTATATCCATAAATCTCATTTTTTCATTTGGTTATTCCCTAAATGAATATGTGGATTTATGACTTTCCCGCCCATAAAAAAGGGCCGATAAATCGGCCCGAATAACCCCACTCGATGAAGCTGTAAATCAACGGTTCGGCTGTGGCGTCAGGCGCAGATAAGGCGTGACAGCCTTGTAGCCTTTAGGGAAACGCTCCTTGATCTCGGCTTCGTCCTTGATGGACGGCACGATCACGACATCATCGCCATCCACCCAGTTGGCTGGCGTGGCGACCTTGTAGTTGTCGGTCAACTGCAGAGAGTCGATGACCCGCAGGATCTCGTTGAAATTGCGCCCGGTGCTGGCGGGATAGGTGATGGTCAGGCGCACTTTCTTGTTCGGATCGATCACGAACAGAGAACGCACGGTCAGCGTGTCGCTGGCATTGGGGTGGATCAGGTCGTACAGATCGGAAACCTTGCGATCGGCATCGGCCAGGATCGGGAAATTGACCAGAGTGTTTTGCGTGGTGTTGATGTCGTCGATCCATTTGACGTGAGAATCGACGGGGTCCACCGACAGCGCAATGGCCTTGACGCCGCGCTTGGCGAACTCATCCTTCAATTTGGCAGTGAAACCCAACTCGGTGGTGCAGACCGGCGTGAAATCCGCCGGGTGGGAAAACAACACACCCCAGCTATTGCCCAGCCATTCATGGAAACGGATGCGGCCTTCACTGGAGTCCTGTTCAAAGTCAGGGGCGATATCGCCAAGTCGCAGTGTCATGGTGTTGCTCCTTGTTCGGTCGGGTGTTCGTTGAGTTATGAGCCTACTGTGCACCGCCTTCTAACAAATTAAAAAGAATGGATATCGATTTGGTTAGACCTGAAAGGAATATTGAATTGCAGGCAAAAAGAACCCCGCCGTAGCGGGGTTTCTTTTCTACTGACCGGACGGGGCAGACTATTTCATGCCTATCAGGCCTTTGGCCAGATCTCGGCTTTTAAGGTCCATGTTGCGAGAACTCATTGCATTATTCAGTGCGTTGGTCGCCTGGCTCATGGCTGACTGCATGCTTCTCAGCTCAGTCGTCAATGCATCCCGGCGCCTCTTGAGTTCCTCTTCAGACAAGGTTTTATCGCCGACAAGTTCCGACAACTCCTTGAGCTTCTGTTCGATTTTTTCTTGCAGCTTGCGGATATTCTTCAAAACTTCCTTGATGCTGTCCGGCAGCGGAGCCTGGTCTATGTCCGCATATTTATCAGCGTCCGATTTCTCAGTTTTGAGCCTGGCCTGGCCCTCCATTGAAATTGTGACCTCAATCTTGGCGGGTGCCTTGCTGGAACTGGCTGCCACATCCGTCACGACATCCGGCGGTGTGCTCATGACAGGCATTTGCACAGGAGACGTGAGGTCGGAAGAAGAGATTTTCATTGTGGCTCCACTCTGAGGCATTCGATGCGCTTATCCGCGAGCTATCGGCACAGAGAAATCTTCCTTTAGCCAATTTTGTAAAATTTGTACCTGTTTGTAACAGATTGGAAATTTATCCAGTGACTCAGCGCCCGGCCTGATCCCTGGAGGCTCGTTGCGAATGGTCGAAATCGCCCCGCCCGGTACCGATACTCCCTTGCTGCACAATGTTCAGGACGGTATCGATGCAAAAAGCCCACCGGCGATGCCCCTCGACAAACTGGCCGATCAGGCAATTGCCGGCATTGTAACGGGCATGCCTTTCGCCAGACCTGTCTTGAGCATGCCGACAACGCTATTGCCGTGCATGTGACGTGAGTTTCAATGCGTGTGGCTTTTAATGGTGCCAAAAACTGTCCACGTGCCCCGGTAGTGTTGCCCCGTTGACTCTATCGCAAGCACGGCTCGGGGAACGCATCATGAAACGCATTCAATATCGCAAGTACGGTGGTCCGCAGGTGATGCAGATCGAGGATTTCGTGCTGCCCACACCCGACAAGGGAGAAGTGGCCGTGCGGGTCAGATTCGCGGCCATCAACCCTATCGACTGGAAACTGCGCGCCGGGCAGATGAAGATCATCACAGGCCGGGCCTTCCCTCGAGCAATGGGCATGGACTTTTCAGGCACGGTTATCTCTGCAGGACCGGGCGTCACACGGTTCAAGGCGGGCGATGCCGTGTTCGGTCTGGCGCGCTTCAAGGAAAGCGGTGCCCTCGCTGAAGCCGTGGTTACAAAAGAAAGCTTTCTGGCCAAAAAGCCGGACAACGTTTCCTTCGAGGATGCGGCTTGCCTGGGTACGCCGGGCGTGACTGCATGGAACGGACTGGTGGACAAGGGCCGGCTGCGTGCAGGCCAACATGTGTTCATCAACGGCTGCTGCGGAGCGGTCGGCCAGGCCGCTGTGCAGATCGCACGACTGCTGGGTGCCAGTGTCTCTGGAAGTTGCAGCGCTCAGGACATCGAACACGCACAATCACTTGGCGTGCAGACCGTTTACGACTACCGCACCCTGAAGCTTTCAACACTCAATCAGCGATTTGATATCGTTTATGACACGGCTGCCACGCTCTCCGTATCCGCCGGTATCGCCATGCTTCGCCCGAAAGGCGTGTTTCTGGACTTGAATCCAGGGCCGGGCAAGTTCATGAGGGCTGTCTTTGATCGTCGGCTCAAACCCATTGTCGGCTCGCCGCGCGGTGATATTCTGGACAGGCTGGCCGAGGCCGCCAGTGCGGGCCGCCTCAGGATTCCAGTAGGCACAACCGTTCCGTTGAGTGGCGCAATCCAGCTCATCCGGGACCTTGAGCACGGGCTCAAGCCTGGCGGAAAAGGCATCGTAGCCATGGAGCATTAATGGCAAGAAGTCATCGACTCTTTGAGCTCATGCAAGTGCTTCGCCGGCATCGCAGAACCGTGTCAGGTGAAACGCTGGCGGGTGAGCTGGGCGTTTCGCTGCGCACTATCCGTCGAGACGTGGCCACGCTACAGGGCATGGGTGCCGACATCGATGCCGCGCCCGGCCTTGGGTATGTCCTCAAGCCGGGCTTTCTTTTGCCGCCCCTGTCTTTCACCGAGGAAGAAATCCAGGCGCTGGTCATCGGCGCACTGTGGGTCAGCCGCCAGACAGATATCAAACTGGCCCTCGCGGTCGAGAACGCGCTGGCCAAAATCAACGCAGTCCTGCCCATAGACATGCGTCCGTCCCTGGAAGATGAGACCTTTTACATCGCCCGCCCTGCCAACAACGTCCTGCCCATCGACCTGAGCGAGATCCGCCGCGCCATGCGCGATCAATACAAGCTCCGCATCACTCTGGCGATAGAGCATGTCGAACTGGAAGAACAGGTCATATGGCCGATCATGCTGGGGTTTATCGACGGAAAACGCTTCATCAGCGCCTGGTGCGAAATGGACAACAAGTTCCGGATGATCGATATGGGCGACATCACCAGCGCCCGGATACTGACCGAACGCTATACGGGCAGCCGCCGTCAGCTCATCAAGGAATGGCGGGCCTCGGAAGTACTGCCTTGCAACAGTCAGGGAGACAGTTGCTGAGGGGGGAGGATTTGCAGGGTATAAAAAAAGGTCCTGAACAATCAGGACCTTTTTTGTGTTGCTCTACACAGACGCCAAATGGCTTATTTGAAGGCGTAGGTGTAGTTGAAGATCAGACGAGTCTGGTCGGCATCACTTGCACCGTTCAGGCCTTCATCCGCACGGTAGGTACCGTGGCGCACGGTAGTACCGAAACCTTTCAACGGACCGCTCTGGATCACGTAGTCGATACGCATGTCGCGTTCCCACTCCGAGTACTCATGGCCAAAGGAAGAGGTATTGCGAGCACCTTTGACGTCCTCACCACGAAGGTAGGCAACAGCAGCTTTCAGACCAGGAATGCCCACTTTGGCGAAGTCATACGAGTATTGACCGAAAGTGGTGTTCTCACCGGCACGGTTGAACTGGTTAATCATCGAGTCAGTGAACAGGTAGAAGCTGGAGCCACCGTTACCTTCTGGACGACCACGACCATCCACAACGTTGCCTTGGTTCAGGTTGACAAAACCACCGTCGTCACCGACTTGTTGGTGACCGACCAGGAACGCATGACCACCCAAGGTATAGGTGAACATTGCAGACCAAGTCTTGTTGTCGACTTCGCCAACGTTCTTGGCATAACCGTTGTTGTTGTTGAAGGCATAACCCGCTACGTTCTTGCTGTTATTGCCATCAGCGCTGCTGTTGAAATAACGCAGGTCAGTCTTGAAGGACTGGTCAGGAGCGATTTGGTAAACATGTACCAGACCCAGGAAATGCTGCTTGTAGAAGTTTTCCAGGTTAGCGAAGTAGTACTGCAGGGTCAGGTCTTTAGTGGCTTTCCAGTCGCCACCGGCGAAACGGAACTCGTTGCTGTCACGAGTAGCGCCAAATACTGACAAACCGGTGGAGTTGCTGGAAGCACGACCAGCGGAACCGGTCAGTTGACCGCCAGTCAGGGTGAAGTTGTCCAGATCCTTGGAAGTAACGATACCGCCTTCAAAGGTCTGAGGCAGCAAACGACCGTCGTTGGAAACCAGGATTGGCAGGTTTGGTGCCAGAGCGTTACCGACTTTCAGTTCGGTTTTCGAGAAGCGGACCTTGGCGTTGGCACCACCGCGACTCCAGGAACTGACCGAATCTCCGTCAGTATCCATCGGGAAGAAGCTGTTCTGGGTAGTAGCGGTCTTGTTCTGGATACCGCCACCCAGATGCACACCCACCAGAGCCTGAACGTCCAGACCGAAACCAACGGTGCCTTCGGTGTAACCCGAGATGAAATCGAACTTCAGACCGGTAGCGGTTTCACGCTGGTCAGTAACGTTACGGCCTTCACGCAGGTCGTTGTTGAAGTACATGGTACGAGAACTAACGGACGCCTTGCTGTCTTCAATGAAACCTGCTGCGCCGGCCTGCTGGGCCAATACACCAAAGGTTACGGCCAGGGCCAGTGTGGACTTCTTCATTGCTACGCTCCTCGTGAATCTAATTTTTTTAATCCATGGTGCCGAGCAAGGCTCTGACCCATGTATTCGCGTTAAGCGACAGGCCCGACCAGAGGTCAATGGTGACTGTGCGCCTCGAGACTCAAATGACTAGACCGCGTTGTCACTGGTGCAAGGTAGTGAAAATCTGACCAATCCAAAAGCAATTATTCGTAACGCTTTTAGACCGTTTTGATATATGTCACAACACATGTCAACCTCGACGCCAAGGAGTGTATCCATCAAATAAGCTAATTCCCAAAAAATATTTTTCGACCATTCGTCAGATCGTTTAGTTTTCAGCTACCGGACAACCGGATCTCGACTCTCCAGTCACGAAATCCCAACCGGAAAGCCCACGAAATGAAGATAAAAAACCTTTTAAAACATTCACTTAACAAACAACTAGCAGCAATTGTGACAATTGCCACCACCTTGACACTTTCCATGCCAGCAGACGCAAAAGAAACTTTGCGAATCGGTTTTCAGAAGTCCTCAACGCTCATTTCAGTGCTCAAAAGCCAGGGTACGCTGGAGCGGGAGCTGAACAAAAAGGGCATTTCGGTGTCGTGGCATGAATTTCCCAGCGGCTTGCCTTTGCTCGAATCCCTCAACGTGGGCAATGTCGATCTGAGCGCCGATGTCGCCGATACGGTTCCGGTCTTTGCTCAGGCGGCAGGCGCACGGCTCACCTATTTCGCTCAGGAAGCCTCCTCTCCGTCGGCCCAGGCGATTGTGGTGCGCAACGATTCGGCGTTCAAAACCCTGGCCGATCTCAAGGGCAGGAAAATCGCAGTCACCAAAGCCGCGGGCAGCCATTACCTGTTGATTGCCGCCCTGAGCAAGGCCGGTCTGAAGTTCACCGATATCGAACCCGCCTACCTCACACCCGCCGATGGTCGCGCCGCGTTCGAGAACGGCAAGGTGGACGCCTGGGTGACCTGGGAACCCTTCCTCAGCAGCGTCCAGCGCCAGTTGCCTACCCGCACTCTGGCCGACGGCACCGATCTGGCCAGCTACAAGCGCTATTACCTGACCACCACGCCTTACGCCAACAGTCACCCGGAAGTGCTCAAGGTGGTGTTCGCCGAACTCAAAAAGACCGGCGAATGGGTCAAGGCTCATCCGGCCGAAGCGGCACAAATCCTGAGCCCGCTTTGGGGCAATCTGGATGTGGCCACCGTTGAGGCAGCCAACGCTCGTCGCAGCTATGAGGTGCAAGCCGTTCAAGCCAATCAACTTGATGAGCAACAGAGCATTGCCGATGCGTTCCTGGCAGCGGGGTTGCTGCCCAAGGCCGTGGATGCCAAGGATGTGCAGGTATGGAAGCCTTGAAGCCGTAATCCGTGGGAGGGGCCTTGGCCGCGACAGCCAGCTTTCAGGCGCTGAAAATGTGTTGCCTGTAAGCCGGTCGTCGCGGCCAAGGCCCCTCCCACAAGTGACAGGCATGCCTTGACTGATCGTTATTACTGCGCGTTGCCGAGGCGCCAGCGATCTCCTGCTACGATCAGGAAAAGTCTCGTTTTCAGCTCATAAGCTAATTCAAAAAAGTTATTTATTTCTAAATTCTTAGATCATTTACGCTCCGTAGCCAGCCAGTCCCCGGCCCGCCTGATACGGAGCATCACCATGAAACTGCACTTCTCCCTGCGCCTTCTGGCGGCCTTGTCGCTGACAGGCGCATCTTTCCTGACTCAGGCCGCCGACTTCACTGTCGCTTACCAGACCACCGTCGATCCCGCCAAGGTCGCACAGGCCGATAACGCCTATGAAAAAGCCACCAATTCGAAGATCGAATGGCGCAAGTTCGAGAACGGTGCAGACGTCATCACCGCCATCGCGTCGGGCGATGTACAGATCGGCTATCTCGGCTCAAGCCCACTGACCGCCGCAGCCACCCGCAAACTGCCGGTGGAAACCTTTCTGATCGCCACCCAGATCGGCGCCGCAGAAGCACTGGTCGCCCGTAACGGCTCAGGCATCAATACGCCGCAAGATCTGATCGGCAAGAAAGTCGCCGTGCCGTTCGTTTCCACAGGCCACTACAGCCTGCTGGCCGCGCTCAAGCACTGGAACATCGATCCGGCCAAGGTCACGATTGTGAACCTGGCACC
Proteins encoded:
- a CDS encoding aliphatic sulfonate ABC transporter substrate-binding protein; this translates as MPADAKETLRIGFQKSSTLISVLKSQGTLERELNKKGISVSWHEFPSGLPLLESLNVGNVDLSADVADTVPVFAQAAGARLTYFAQEASSPSAQAIVVRNDSAFKTLADLKGRKIAVTKAAGSHYLLIAALSKAGLKFTDIEPAYLTPADGRAAFENGKVDAWVTWEPFLSSVQRQLPTRTLADGTDLASYKRYYLTTTPYANSHPEVLKVVFAELKKTGEWVKAHPAEAAQILSPLWGNLDVATVEAANARRSYEVQAVQANQLDEQQSIADAFLAAGLLPKAVDAKDVQVWKP
- a CDS encoding OprD family porin is translated as MKKSTLALAVTFGVLAQQAGAAGFIEDSKASVSSRTMYFNNDLREGRNVTDQRETATGLKFDFISGYTEGTVGFGLDVQALVGVHLGGGIQNKTATTQNSFFPMDTDGDSVSSWSRGGANAKVRFSKTELKVGNALAPNLPILVSNDGRLLPQTFEGGIVTSKDLDNFTLTGGQLTGSAGRASSNSTGLSVFGATRDSNEFRFAGGDWKATKDLTLQYYFANLENFYKQHFLGLVHVYQIAPDQSFKTDLRYFNSSADGNNSKNVAGYAFNNNNGYAKNVGEVDNKTWSAMFTYTLGGHAFLVGHQQVGDDGGFVNLNQGNVVDGRGRPEGNGGSSFYLFTDSMINQFNRAGENTTFGQYSYDFAKVGIPGLKAAVAYLRGEDVKGARNTSSFGHEYSEWERDMRIDYVIQSGPLKGFGTTVRHGTYRADEGLNGASDADQTRLIFNYTYAFK
- a CDS encoding sulfonate ABC transporter substrate-binding protein is translated as MRTLILRRGLAALFTAAVALGAITQAQAEDLRIGYQKYGTLVVLKAKGSLEKRLAEQGVKVQWTEFPGGPQLLEGLNVGSIDFGVTGETPPVFAQAAGADLLYVAYEPPAPTSEAILVPKDSPITSVKDLKGKKVVLNKGSNVHYLLVRALEDAGLKYTDIQTVFLPPADARAAFERGSVDAWVIWDPYQAAAEQQLQARTLRDGTGIADNHQFYLATKPYAQKNPKVIEALIEEVRAVGEWSQAHPEEVTKQVAPLLGLPADITLTSVKRQGYGALFITPQVVDAQQKIADTFYQLKLIPKPLRIADVIWTPPAAVAKAQ
- a CDS encoding helix-turn-helix transcriptional regulator, producing MARSHRLFELMQVLRRHRRTVSGETLAGELGVSLRTIRRDVATLQGMGADIDAAPGLGYVLKPGFLLPPLSFTEEEIQALVIGALWVSRQTDIKLALAVENALAKINAVLPIDMRPSLEDETFYIARPANNVLPIDLSEIRRAMRDQYKLRITLAIEHVELEEQVIWPIMLGFIDGKRFISAWCEMDNKFRMIDMGDITSARILTERYTGSRRQLIKEWRASEVLPCNSQGDSC
- a CDS encoding peroxiredoxin, producing MTLRLGDIAPDFEQDSSEGRIRFHEWLGNSWGVLFSHPADFTPVCTTELGFTAKLKDEFAKRGVKAIALSVDPVDSHVKWIDDINTTQNTLVNFPILADADRKVSDLYDLIHPNASDTLTVRSLFVIDPNKKVRLTITYPASTGRNFNEILRVIDSLQLTDNYKVATPANWVDGDDVVIVPSIKDEAEIKERFPKGYKAVTPYLRLTPQPNR
- a CDS encoding NAD(P)-dependent alcohol dehydrogenase gives rise to the protein MKRIQYRKYGGPQVMQIEDFVLPTPDKGEVAVRVRFAAINPIDWKLRAGQMKIITGRAFPRAMGMDFSGTVISAGPGVTRFKAGDAVFGLARFKESGALAEAVVTKESFLAKKPDNVSFEDAACLGTPGVTAWNGLVDKGRLRAGQHVFINGCCGAVGQAAVQIARLLGASVSGSCSAQDIEHAQSLGVQTVYDYRTLKLSTLNQRFDIVYDTAATLSVSAGIAMLRPKGVFLDLNPGPGKFMRAVFDRRLKPIVGSPRGDILDRLAEAASAGRLRIPVGTTVPLSGAIQLIRDLEHGLKPGGKGIVAMEH